A section of the Oryzias melastigma strain HK-1 linkage group LG14, ASM292280v2, whole genome shotgun sequence genome encodes:
- the pwwp2a gene encoding PWWP domain-containing protein 2A encodes MAAAAAEPGAAVSTVDLEAPSEPGPAGVGYAQVPAGPDTLQDSEAANWREEDGVDGEARHVSPELEPASPTREAALERLCPGLPGDPEGGGKYRGTATDPQLYAVFLHSFPVPPSVTEAGLSLDEPAEPTTNVTTDRAEPADRDRTYTALIQTEPRPEPTEESTGGPEPAGGRGLPDPSPPCWSPKRRPAPEPPRADSPSATTLASVLDLSPGSEVRVSLDHVIDDALVVSFRQGEKVFSGVLMDVSRRFGPYGIPITMFPRRDDCNRAPVFLAPSPNNKDPPTKQEEAHNTPPPPPTSPHTLTSKPPPLFQEGAPYPPPLFIRDTYNQALPQPPPRKIKKPKRRYRCEEPTSIMNAIKLRPRQVLCEKCKGVVASVGHREVRRGAVELRSDDAARRKRTANGPISSEVKRLQSDDKRARPDRGSSSGIHTPSSSSSHRVLRGVASSSSSSVSSSRMRLKLNNNKVLAKGSVMECSKARQVLQKLARSSQPAPHRRPKDQGPDQSRSKAVTRAAALQNHNQKVHFTRRLQRLSGAGSSGHTALPPRMRLKPQRYRTDEGSAPCSSSLSHQNVRSSPPKLASNPALTQTATPPTLTAAPPTPPAPSGTQGVGGAADGKDVEPPPPSSSSLDSSHLEGIPTEPVDTTPLGDPSLSSPPTPTHDPFPSSFVPRDPAAPPPLPPKAEGEEEESGDPKRRHKPPAQPPPPSSFFSKSVSKCVLPDGRTVCVGDIVWAKIYGFPWWPARVLGITVSRRGDTGLAVRQEARVSWFGSPTTSFLPITQLSPFLETFQSRFDRKRKGPYRRAIAEAASAAKQLTPEVRALLTQFET; translated from the exons ATGGCGGCCGCGGCTGCAGAGCCCGGAGCGGCGGTTTCTACGGTGGACTTAGAAGCTCCTTCAGAACCGGGCCCGGCTGGTGTGGGATACGCTCAAGTCCCCGCCGGGCCCGACACTCTGCAGGATTCTGAAGCGGCTAATTGGCGCGAAGAGGACGGAGTAGACGGAGAGGCCCGCCATGTCAGTCCGGAGCTCGAGCCTGCCAGTCCCACCAGAGAAGCCGCGCTGGAGCGGCTCTGCCCCGGATTGCCGGGGGACCCAGAGGGCGGCGGCAAGTACCGCGGCACCGCGACGGACCCGCAGCTCTACGCCGTGTTCCTGCACTCCTTCCCGGTGCCACCCTCGGTCACCGAGGCCGGCCTTTCTCTAGACGAACCGGCCGAACCCACCACAAATGTGACAACGGACCGGGCCGAACCTGCAGACCGAGACCGGACCTACACGGCTCTGATCCAGACAGAGCCCCGGCCCGAGCCGACGGAGGAGTCCACGGGCGGCCCGGAGCCTGCTGGCGGCCGCGGCCTCCCCGATCCCTCCCCGCCCTGCTGGTCTCCGAAGAGGCGCCCTGCGCCGGAGCCCCCCCGAGCAGATTCTCCATCAGCCACCACGCTGGCCTCGGTACTGGACCTGAGTCCCGGATCCGAAGTTCGTGTCTCCCTGGACCACGTCATCGACGACGCGCTGGTGGTGTCCTTCCGGCAGGGAGAGAAGGTGTTCTCGGGGGTTCTGATGGACGTGTCCAGAAG GTTCGGGCCTTACGGCATTCCCATCACGATGTTTCCCAGGCGGGATGACTGCAACCGCGCTCCCGTCTTTCTGGCGCCATCTCCCAACAACAAAGACCCACCCACCAAACAGGAAGAAGCTCACAACACGCCGCCACCCCCGCCCACCTCCCCTCACACTTTGACCTCCAAACCGCCGCCGCTGTTCCAGGAGGGCGCACCTTACCCCCCTCCTTTGTTCATCAGGGACACCTACAACCAGGCTTTACCTCAGCCGCCGCCACGCAAGATCAAAAAGCCGAAACGACGCTACCGCTGTGAGGAGCCCACCTCCATCATGAACGCCATCAAGCTCCGCCCGCGGCAGGTCCTCTGTGAGAAATGCAAAGGTGTGGTTGCATCAGTGGGACACAGGGAGGTGCGGCGCGGCGCGGTGGAGCTGAGGAGTGACGACGCGGCGCGGAGGAAGCGAACAGCCAACGGGCCCATCTCATCCGAGGTGAAACGTCTGCAGAGCGACGACAAGAGAGCTCGCCCGGACAGAGGCTCGTCCTCAGGGATACACACtccatcttcatcttcctccCACCGCGTCTTAAGGGGCgtggcctcctcctcctcctcctctgtttctTCGAGCCGCATGCGACTGAAGCTGAACAATAACAAGGTTCTGGCAAAAGGTTCTGTTATGGAGTGCTCCAAAGCTCGGCAGGTTCTTCAGAAGCTGGCGAGGAGCTCCCAGCCAGCACCACATCGACGGCCCAAAGACCAGGGTCCGGACCAGAGCCGCAGCAAAGCTGTAACCCGAGCTGCCGCCTTGCAGAACCACAACCAAAAGGTCCACTTCACCCGGCGCCTGCAGCGCCTGAGCGGAGCAGGCTCCAGCGGCCACACGGCGCTGCCTCCCAGAATGCGCTTGAAGCCACAAAGGTATCGTACCGACGAAGGCTCGGCGCCGTGCTCCTCCTCTCTGTCGCATCAGAACGTTCGCTCTTCGCCACCCAAACTGGCATCAAACCCCGCCCTCACACAGACTGCCACTCCCCCGACCCTCACAGCTGCTCCCCCGACCCCTCCTGCTCCCTCGGGGACACAAGGAGTCGGAGGAGCAGCAGATGGGAAGGATGTGGAGCCCCCTcccccttcctcttcctctttagACTCCTCCCACTTAGAGGGCATCCCTACAGAACCCGTTGACACCACCCCTCTTGGGGATCCTTCGTTGTCCTCTCCACCCACCCCGACACATGACCCCTTCCCCAGCTCGTTTGTGCCCCGTGATCCTGCCGCGCCCCCTCCCCTTCCTCCCAAAGCAGAaggcgaggaggaggagagcggtGACCCCAAAAGGCGCCATAAGCCGCCCGCACAACCCCCGCCTCCATCCTCGTTTTTCTCAAAGTCGGTGTCCAAGTGCGTGCTGCCCGACGGCAGAACCGTGTGTGTGGGCGACATCGTGTGGGCTAAGATCTACGGCTTTCCGTGGTGGCCGGCGCGCGTGCTCGGCATCACGGTGTCGCGGCGCGGCGACACGGGCTTGGCGGTCCGGCAGGAGGCAAGGGTGTCCTGGTTCGGCTCGCCCACCACCTCCTTCCTGCCCATCACCCAGCTGTCACCTTTCCTGGAGACCTTCCAGTCTCGCTTTGACAGGAAGAGGAAGGGTCCGTACCGCCGTGCCATCGCCGAGGCCGCCAGCGCCGCCAAGCAGCTGACGCCCGAGGTACGCGCGCTGCTCACACAGTTCGAGACGTAG